ACATTCAGAGCTGTGCAGATGtatattctatttttttaaaatatactgcCATAGTTTCACAAAACATCCAAAATTTTCGTCCTTATTCCACTCTCTGAATTAAAGCTGATGATTTTTAGCTTATTTGTCAATTACATTATGGTCTACAGTTTAGTTTCTCTAGTCAGTCACAGATAATACAACATGGCTTGACTTATAGGTAGACTGAGTTGTAACAGTGCCACATCGACAGTGTGGAAGAATATGTATGCCTTAAAACATCTGGAACTGAAATTACCTGTACAATGATGTGGATGATTGGTTTGTTTAGGGTTGTGCTTCTTCTCTTTGCACCAGAAAGACAAATTGCACCTTTCTAAAAACAActttaatgtaaaaaaattatctgtgtGTGGGATATGCAGTCTAACTTcgtgttttcttttccctccagcTGGTGAGCCTGCTGCTGATCGGAATTGCAGCATGGGGAATTGGCTTCGGCCTCATCTCTAGTTTCAGAGTCGTTGGAGTGGTAATTGCAGTAGGAGTCTTCCTCTTCTTTATTGCCTTAGTTGGATTGATTGGGGCAGTGAAACATCATCAAGTATTGCTATTCTTTGTATCCTTCTGATGCATTGCATTGATTGCAGCTTTGTTGAAGCCATGTAAACAACCTGCTCTGTCAGCTGAGACTGCTGGGGGAAGTGCTTCAGAAGCAGAACTGAAATTCACAATCTTACTTTGGTCAAGTGCAGTCTAAATTAGACTTCCTTTCCATTTAACTTtatttcagtttcctttttttttctccattgttGTCTCCATTGCTCTGAAGATAGAAGTATTCacatctctttttaaaaataagactaTTATAATTCTTTGAGAGCTTTTTATGGTGGCTCACTGTGTAACAGGTGCCTCTTATGTGTGCTCACCCCTACACAAAGCTAAAGTAGGTGAACTAttaatatttaacttttttgGTCTGTGGATAAGAGCTGACCTCCACTTTACAAACAGCTTAATTGTGTGAAGTATCTGCCtctgaacacagcgggcaaattTTGAAAGTACTCCCCAACTTTCAAAACATGATCTTTAGTATCAAAGtttattctttttgttttataccATTTTCAGATGCATTAGTCTGAAAGTGTGTGTGGCTGTGTTCCAAGAGCAACTCttacctttttttatttttaatctatgCTAAAGTTATTTTTTGTAATTAATTACAAGACTATGTCATTGAAAAAAGATAATCTGAATATGCAATacccagaaaaatattttcgtAACTACTTTATTTAAGTGAAGTATATTGAAATGACATGAGTCCCTAAAACTGGAGAAATTGGCTGGAGATTTTTCTCTGAAATCTCCTTTTATTAACCTCTCTGCTCATGTTTTCTTGCTAGGCAAGAAATACCTAACCTGGAAATACCAGCTATGTATAGTAGTAGCCAAAAAGAGATAATATATGGTGATTGGGTTTGGGGAACATTATTTAGGTCATCTCTTCCACAGTCAGTCAGAATTTGCTTCCACAGTTCTTTACAAAAGGACTTACTGTTATCCAGTGAAATAAGGAATACCATTAGGATGCTgttataaaaacaaaattaatttgagAGTATATCCTTAACTATTGTTTCCAGTACATGATTATTCTTCTTCTAGTCTTTATTGTCCAGTTTTCTGTCTCCTGTGCGTGTTTGGCACTAAATGAGGAACAGCAGGTAAGAAAAGTTTCCTGACTTCTCAGTTAATCTATAGCATAacattataaatatatatgtacatgGGCACATGTATTTGTATATAGTCCTCCATAAAATGGGGAGAgcatattttaagaaaatcagCATTATCCTATTTATTAAAGACTAGGTCTTGGTCAGTGCTTGGCTTTGGTAGCTATAAAGAAATGCAGCTGGGTCCTAAAATGACTTtcatatgtctttttttttttttttaattgataggTTTTTAAGCTTCCTTTCTAGGTTTATGGTCACAGGTATAGCAGCACGATTTCTTGGCTATATCTCGTGTTCAGCAATTTCAGATAAACTGATGAAATACACAGTAATCATGGTGTAAATTTGATAAAGTCACTGAATTGTTCTTGTGTAACTGGAGAGGTCATAACTTACATTAGGCATTTACATGTGAAAGTAAAACAATCTTCCATGTGGTATGGAGACCAATTCTTACTGCATAAGAAGTGGGTAAAGGTGCAGTGACTAAACAATCAGCTTTTGCATGTGAGCATGCTTTTTGTGTAAAGCCTGGGCAGTCCCAGCTAGATTAGTTGCATGTCCCATTACTAGGGATCTTGTTGGGATTAgcaaaaacaaaggaagaaaatgaattaTACCCATGAATGTCCTGCTGTTAGGTGCTGTTCTTTCATTAGCTACACAGCCTGTTTGGACACTCCAGTCAttctttaatatatttatattctcCCGTTGAGCATCAAGATCTGAAGGCTTTATTTAGGGCATTATCAAGTTGATTTTGTATATTGGTTTGCAGTGTAAAACAGTTCAATTAATGTAATACGTATTTACTTATGGCTTCTAGAGTGAACTTCTAGAGGTGGGATGGAGTAACACCAACAGCGCAAGAACAGATATTGAGAGAAATCTGAATTGTTGTGGATTCAGAGTTTTTTATTCGAATGAAACCTGCGCCGCTGTAAGTTCTTCAAGCGTGAAAAACCATTACTTTTTCACACTGTTTGTTCAAAAATATACAACTGTTTTCATAGTTAcagaaagcagcattttaaCAAGTGTGTAATGTAGTTCTTACAGTGATACTAAGCTCTTCTCTTACTGGAAAGACAATCACAGGGCACCCTGCAAAGCTTGTGCTCCACTGTCATTTATATACTTGCTCTCTTGGAGTCTTTTAAAACTGCTGGAGTTTTGTCCATGGGTAGCAGTCTCTTCTAGAGCAAGCTAGATGCTTTCAAACGACAAAGTGTCATCAGAAAATGGAAAGCAATTCTCTGTATCTGCTACAGGATTGTGTTAGAACTCTCCACTGTAGACCGTGTGCGCCGATAATGGAAGAATATTCTGGAATGGTGCTGAGATTTGTCGGAGGGATTGGGCTCTTCTTCAGTTTCACAGAGGTGAGTGGGTGGTTAGAAAGTCGAgtgctttttccccacttttaaAGCTTTGTTTTATGAAACAGTTTTAGGGGGTTTCTTTCAGGAAACCTTAGTCCAATCTCAGGAGTCAAATAATTAATTAGGCCAGATTTTTCGAAGCTACGAGCTTGCTTAAGTCTGTCAGAGGGAAGGCTTTTCTTGCAACTTTGTTATTTAGACAACAAACCTCAGCATTAAAATATGGTGCTGTAAAGTTTAAGCCTTTCAGAAAGTTAGCTGTTCAAGGGTACCATTCTCCAGCAGTAATAAAAAGAGTGTTGTTGCTTTACCTTGGTCCCCCTTCTTCCCACCTATTCCCTACTCTAGCACACATAAGgtctttgaggatttttttttttttttggtgccacCTGTAGTGCAAATATGGACTTGCATGAGGAGtaaactgtattttaaacagtaggttaaaattaaaaaaggtcTTTTGACTCTTTTCTTTAGTACCATGATGATACATAACTTGCTTTATCGATTGGAGTATAAAAATCCTCAGAGCAGGTCTTTTCTAAGCCCAGAACAGGGCACGTGAAAATGTTCTCCTGCTGCTTAGTGCAGTTTTTAGAAGGCTTGTCCATATGACAGCAACAAGAGAGATATGGCAACTTAAACAGAATCACTCTGACCTCAGCTATCTCTACTAAAAATGTGAaggtgctgggaggggggaaggtAGCTGAGGGGATGGCAATATTTGAAAAGGCACAAGAATAGCCATATAGTTAAGTGGTAAAATGAAAcaatttggaggattttttttatcactATACTAAAAGCAGGTTTATAAGTAGTTATCATTTGGGAAGGGGAGAAGAATAATTTAACTTTCATTATAACAGTGGGAAATGTTTTATTGCATTGTGAAtatgggtttggatttttttgtttatagttttggcttttttgttttgtctttctctctGTTGCTAGGTATGATTTTTCTCTTAGAGAAGAGAGGGTGCattcttttttctaattaagAAAGATGGAGTGTGGTTGTACAATTTTAGCAACAATAAAATATCCTAAACTTGTGTACTGGAAATTCATTGTCCTGATTTAatgtttaaaacaaattttgtAAAACTAGAGGATGGGATGGAGACCCTCTGTTTAATAATgtctttggtttttattttcagattctGGGAGTCTGGCTGACTTACAGATACAGGAACCAAAAGGATCCCCGTGCAAACCCTAGTGCATTTATTTGATAAGTTTATAGAGGACTGAATCTTCTCTCTGCACCCTCTACTTAAAAATACTGATTCTCCATAGTTTGGTATTTCTCCATAATAGGTAGTCTACATGTACCCAAAATAAAACTCAAGTTCTATAAGAAATGTGTAGTTTTCATATTTAGTTTCCACTATTTTTCTTCTAAGAATCTCTATCTTAAAGTAGATGGGTGCATTCAGTAGCTGGGCAGAGTTGAACTGCTGGTTAAGACTTTGTTAATTGATATGGTGAACTCTATACAGTGAGTTTTATACCACTACTGGCTTATCTggtgtaaaaaaaaccccagaggtATTTTCTGCTGTATTCATTGATTACAAAAATTCACATGAATTCTcattaaaatgataaaaatttaTGGTGGATGGTTGGGTATGATTTACTTAGGTTTTAGGATGTACTCTAGTAAATTTTTTGTCTCCCACTTTCCTGTTAAGGTAAAAGTAGAAGCTAAAGATGTTATTTTCTATAGTGCACATTAAGTGTATGTTATTGACTACTGTAGTTCTTCacccctcctcttccctgtttgttttggttttctggtAGCTCTAGAATTTTGTTGAGAATAAAAACAATGTTAATGGATATTGTCATTATGAGAACAATGAGTGAAGAAAATCAGGAGAATGTAATCTGCAGCTGATTAACttgaaactttttttccttgacaCGTGAATGAAGTTTGGTATTTGCACAATCATTGTCTGTCATCTCTGATGTAAGAAACTTGATGTCTGAAAGTTGTTGTACAGCTTTTTTAGGTGGTGTAAAGTCATTGTTGTAATAACTCAGCAATGTATATTTCTCTGTCATCCAGATAACAGTCTTGATTTCATGAGAGATTGAATGacatgtaaaaaaaagaaaaacagcaacaaaaaaaatggtttccagtagtttgttttctgaaaacaaaaaattcgATTTAGAATTCAAGTTACCCATGTAGCAAGTACTGTCTGAGCTGAAGGAAAGCATGGTCCCTCTCGCTGCCTGTAGCAGAAGTGGTGCCTCAGCTGAAACAGCAGACATCTCAACACCCAAGGTGCACAATGTTCCATTTGTTTCTGATCACACTGAATTGCAGATCTGCACTACACATTTTCTTCATTCATTCTTCACTcagttgctgctgctggcagggtaGGTAGTTGCTGTAGCCTGAAAGACAGCTCtacaggaagaaaagggaaagagattAAGGCCCTCTGCCAAGGAATACAGCACCTGAGCAAGGTGGAAAGGAAGTCTGGAGGCAGACAGAAGTAGATTCTCATACAGTGTCTCTTTACTAGGGAGATCCCTCCGTACTCCTGCAGAGGAGGCAAAAAGAGGTTGGAATACATGCCCATCAAAGCACTTTCAGACTTTCACAGCCAAGTGCTCCTGAAGAAGGAATTATCTTGAGGTTTTGAAGGGGAAGAGCAGAAACTGAAAGCAGCAGGATGTCAACTTGCTATAGAACTGCTTCTCTTCAGGTGTAGCTGAGTTTTCAGCATCTGTGGTCAGCACcttctcctggagctgctctgggagctgctgctgcgccTGCCCAGCTGCTGTGTCTGGCTTGAGCACATACCTGGAGACCTGGGGTAAGAGCCCACTCGTGCTGGAACACCTTAAGAGCCTTCAGGCCTGCTAAAGTCTAATAAAATGGATGcagcactttttttctcccagttgCTGTCCTGTTTCCCTCAATTGctctccagccattcccaatACATATCAAGAGAACAGTGATGATCTCATGGCCACCTTTAGGAACAGTTCATTTTCCTAGTTTTGACAGGCTCTGTGTTTTGTACATTACAGTAAAAAATCCAAGGAGCTGTCATACGGAGAGGGTTACTGAAGCTTAAAATAATACCACATTGCTACTTCAATTTGGACTTTTTTCCTAATTGTTTTTGTAGTGCTTAGTTTTGGGTTGATCTGGTTTCATACATATGATGGATTATACTGGTGTATAAATGTGCACTAATGCAAAAATACTGGAAATATTACCACTTCCTAAACTCTCATGTCTCATAATGTGAATTGGTTTTAGTAGTCAAAAGACAGATCAGTGGCTTGTATGGAATGATTAAAGTTTTTCTATcatattaaaaatacacagtCTCTTGGGGATTGTGGTTAAACAAACCCATCCACCCACACAAACATTGAAATTCCCAGTCAGAGGTGTGGATTTGCTTTCCAAACCTGATTGTGAAAGGGACAATAGAACACTGAGTCTGACTTGGTTTTTGGGAGGTGAAGAATGTTGCCTCTCACGGAAAGTCTGACTTGTGTGAGTATACAAGAAATGCTGTACTGTTCTGACATGCCAAACTAGAGCActttaaaaagttatttatgCCTATTCTTGGTGGGTTTTGTCATTGAAATTTGTTGCTTTCTCTTCTTAAAAAACGTTTTCACTacacaaagatttttttgtcGTTGTTTTCTAAAgatgcattttaattttcaccTGACTGCTTGAGATTTGGACTTGATTGTAACCAGATTTTCTAGAAGCTATTTACACTACCCCAGTGTCAAAGTAGCAGAGTGATTTAGCTTGAAGCATTCTTGCTGCTTACATTAGATGTCTTTTAGCCTTAGTTGTGTTGAAATGCTTTCTTCAAGTTAGTTATTCTGCAAAAATGTAGAAAGATGTCTTCCTTCAAAACACACACACGTTTTTATCATATAAAAATAATTGGctataaaacaataaaatccaATTTTTCTCCATCAACGTGAGAAAGTGAATCCAGATATTGACTAACATCCTGATACTACTGCACAGTATCTGCCACCTTTCACATGAAAGTAATTATTAGGGAAAGCTTGTATGACTTGAAGTGATACCTGTAAAAATGTACCTTAAAAGCTATAGCTGACAAGTGAATAGGAATGTGTTAGTGCTCTTACCTTGCGTTATTATTTTTAGACCTAATTATTTAGAAGACTGACTGAATGCTAGTGGAATTCTTGAAACCCCCATATCCATCCTGTGTACTTCAGGTTATCTAATGATCATATGTAGTTCAGCAATGATTTCCTAGGTTTTCCAAAGAAATCGAAAGAGGCTTTTTTAGTATCTCAGCTTGGCTTGGTGCCTCCGTAAAcctaaaaaaaatctgcatttagAGGAAAGGATTAAAAGAGCAGGATTAAGTTGACCATTTATGTATTAAGATTCTTGAAAATTTGGTTAAGGTGAAAAGTAAACGAGAAAAGCATAGCcttgagtgcaaaaaaaaagaatttcagtTTCAGAAGCTGATTTCTTGATACTTGCAGACTGGACTAACTTGGGTATTTGCATCTAGGCATGTAGATTAGTAGACCCTTGTAGTTACACTTTATATCCATTTACTGGATGTTATACATAGCATCAGTACATCTGCTTAGAAAACGAAGCTACTTCAATAGTATTATAAAACAGCTTTGTAAAACATGATGGCACAGGCAGCCTTTGTTTTATGTCACATACAGAGCTCTAGCAAGTGTACTTTGGGTTGAGTAGATAAAGATGATTCTGATgaccagctgctccagcctcccTCTGTGCTGTCCCTCTGCTAAGTGATGTGACCacattgtttgctttttgtaaCCGATACGTGGTTCTAGAGAATATTTCTGCCCCCCACTGCGTCTCTTTTTCCTCTTATCTTTTGGATGCTGCAGTAGAGAGTAACATCTTACTGAAGCGCTGAAAGAACGCTGAATTGCATGTCTGGGACCCTTTCCAGGTACCTCTTGAGGTCTTCTGGTAGGTAGGGTTCATGTAGCTTGCCAAAGACATATTAGCAAGTACCTTCCTTCTGATGTTGCTGAGAGATTCCCTTGAGCTGAAACCCTTGCTTCTCTCGCCTGTCCTGCCCTCCCAAGTGTTTTCCTCTTTTGTAGTTCTCATCATGACTGGTAGTGGCAGTAATGGTAATAGAAGTGGTAAGAATGCTGTCATTGCCAAAGAGCTGAGAAAGTAATGAAGGTGTGGTCCTGGTCGAAGTGTTTctcactgatgctgctgctgagttCAGAGACAGCAGATACTTGGGGCAGGAAAGTCTCCTTTTCGTGTAAGTCTTTAGGTGTACTCTCATGGTGTTCACCTGCAACATTTATTTTAGTTCTGACTTCTGTTGTCCCTTTTGGGcttgtaaataaaaaattacaagCTGTAACACAGTCATGAAACCAGCCACATAGTCAGTGTGATATCACTTTATTAATCATCTCAGGGCTTTACTGAAATCTGGTGTAAGCAGGGACCCTTTATGGGAAGCAGTTACATCTTAAATCACTTCAGAATGCAGCCaggttaaaagaaaaacaagcccCATATGCAAACAGCCCCATTCTCTAGTCCAAGTATTTTCTGTGAAAGATTTGCACTTCTTGTTAGCTTAGCTGTAAAGAAAGGGCTGATAATGAAAGCTCCACACAGGCTGGTGCAACTAGAAAATAATTGGTGATAAAGTAGGGTGAGTAAGAGCTTAGCTAGCTGCTGAAACTGGAGATAAAAAGCTGCTTTCCTCTACTGGATTTGGCTGGGTGAAGTTGATTCTCTTCACAGTAGCTTTGTgtggtgctgtgctttggatttacaGCCACAACGGTGCTGATAACACAAGGTTGTTTTTTGTGATTGCTGACACACAGAGAAGAGGTCGTTGCTGCTCCCTCACACTGCCCTGTCAGCAAGTAGACCTGGGCTGCAGGAGAAGTCACGAGGGGACAGATCTGAGACAGCTGACTCCAGCTGAGTAAGGGGATAGGCCATATTCACCATGCAAACTGGGAGACACCTTTAGGGTGATGGTGTTTATCTTCGCAAGTCACCATTACTTGTTGTGGGGCCCTGCTCTTCTGGAGgcagctgaacacctgcctgcctgtgggaagcagtgaattaatccTGTGTTTCACTCtgcttgtgtgcacagcttttgctttacctattaaactgtctttgcccgaacccatgagttttctcactcttctgattctctctccCATCCCACTGGAGTggagtgagtggctgtgtggaGTTGGGCTCCTGGCTGGTATTAATCCACAACAGCCCTTTTCCTCCCAAAGTGCTGGAATGTAAAATGCAAGCTGTGGTCTCAAGCAACACAGTGATTTTACTATTTCTAATAATGGTAGATGAAGataaggaaaaaaccagaaaacacaaCAGTGTTTTGTATGTAAACACTtgaaatggatttattttttaaaaaatcatttttacAGTTGAATCATACAGTATTCTTCTGTATGCCTTAAAATAAAAGCctccagcttttaaaaatgctgccCAGTACAAAAGTGCTAATGTAAAACTGTAGTGTTTATGTATAGAAACCATCACTACACATCACTAAATATCACTCTAAGTAGTCTCTTCACCAGTATCAAGGTGTGGAGAAGAGATGGAAGATAAGACTTCATAATATTTAAGGGCTttcttcttcagtcttcttcaGTTCTTACAGTTCAGTCTTCAGGAGCTTCAGCGCTTTCTGCATATTTGAATACACTAGAAATGAAATATTCATGCATGTTATTTTTGCTGCAACTTCCTCTGCCAGCAACCAAAAATGCTGCAGAGATAACGTCATTATTAATAAAGCTTTTAATCACATGCCTATTGCTATAGGGATTCAGATGCACTTACTCTTCCAAGCAACTTGTGAATATCATGGTTTAATTTTGACTGGTGAAAACTTTCATTAATGCAAACGCATGGGCAGAAACTGGAGCtgtgcagcagggagggagggctgTAGCAAACatctttccctgctcccagaagGTTTCCTGACCTGGCCTGTTAGAACTCGTGTGTGAGGGTTCTCACCGTTGCTTGCAGTGAGCACTGCTGAATTATGCAAGTTCCTACTGATGTACGCTTGCTTTTAAAACAGATGGATGCTTAAGgctccagggctctgccaccattttcttcatctcactGAGTTTAAGTCTAGCATCCTGTTTAATTTTAATCCTGGTTAAATGTCTTTCAGCAAGTACGGCTTGTGAGAATCTGTAATGCCTGGTGTTATTCCTTATCACATGAAAAATGTGACTGCTTTCAGAGTATTTTCAGAATGTGTCAGAACACTCTACTTACACAGTGAAATGTCAGAGGGCTCATATGCATAGAGACGGTTTGAGTATCTTCCAGTAATATCTGCTCTCACAGTCAGGGAAGggtctggggaaaaaagggtgagAAAGTTGGTAGAGGTTAACCTTCAAgcggaaggaaataaaaagaaataaaccttTCTGTACTCCTGCTTGCTTCCTACATGTTTCTGTGAGACACGTCTGCTTCTGCTGACTAAGAGATTGTTCTAGGGTTACTGACATTTCAGTTTTAAGTGTTGTGTTTGCGGGTTTATTAGGAATGGGATGAGCTACCCATTCCAGTGACTGTGGCATCTTGCCATTGAGAGGAATGCTGGACCTGTGAAGgtggctgggattgattggataTTTGATCCACAAAACCAACTAGAATCTTTGTATTTCTTGTGGAATAAATTCCTGTTAATCAGCCTGAGGATTTGAGATGCATGGTGCAGCAGGGGCTCTGTTCTGAGATCAGCTTTGATGCTTGAGGTACTCACCTATGAACAAAACCCGAGGGACATACTGGCCGTCAGGTGCAAGATTCTTGTCTGTGGTTTCATActtaaagaaaacagagaaggtTCCTAGTCAGGGAGGCCATGTTACATAAATAGTTTTTTCCTTCACTGTACTTTGGGTTATGAAATCCAGCTCAAATAATACTTCTTGCAGTTTAAGAAATTCACTGGgatgcattttttttaacagctggaATTGCAAATTGGTAACAAACATTCATGTTATAATTGAACTTTACATTCCCTCACATTTTGAGTTTATGATAGCTACAAATGAAAAAGACCTACTATCAAATCTGTTATGCTTCAGCAGTGGCCATTTTCCTAGCCAACCCTAGCTATTAAGTTAGAAAAACTGTAACTAAAAGCAGAACTTTGTCTCTTTCCCTTAATTAAGTGTAACTGGGAAACGTACCACAAGGTTCAGGAGAATGAACTTTTCAGCCAGTTTCTGTATATCTTTGTGTTCAGCAAAGACCTTCTTGAGGGCTAGAGTAGAaacaaatgggaaagaaaattgaaaagATGCCCCTGAAGTATATTGTCCtccaaaaataaattcaaacaaGCTGATGAAACAAAATGAGAATTTCCAGTTTACAACTGCAGCAAAGATTTTCAGTTCATTCCACTGGAACATGATCCACTCATTTATATTCTGCATTAAAGAGTAATTATAATAGTGCAAAATGTCTCATCTTCCTTCAGACAGTGTAGTTGGCTCTCAAATTTGTCTGCTTAGGTTTGAATTTGAACATCTGACCCTTTAAACCTCCTGTCCTCCTATTGTGGTTTCTGGCCCCAGTTTTTAAGGCACTCAGTAGTACAGCATGTAGGGCTTCAGACTGAAATGTTTGGAAGGGTTTAAATGCTTGTACAAAGACCCTTCTGGAGTTACTGGAGCTATGGATGGATGCAAAGGTCTTGCCATGTGGATTGACTTGCAGGAAGGAGGGCCCTCAGATAAATTCAAAGACCCTGGGAAAAGAGCAGTCCCAGCTACCAGAAATCCTGCAAGATCTCCGTTTCAGCCTGGGTTGATTTAGTCCCTGGCTGGATTCAGTCTCAGTCACTGATAATATTGAGAGCTGAATATGTCCTTTCCAACAAATTACTTCTCACAACTTGTCTTGCTGATTTGTCAGAGGTCAAACCCTACTGACCTGTGCTCATTTCTCTATCTATTCTATATCATGCAATACTGAGttaccatttttattttatttctacacATTGGAAAACACCTTCGTGGTACAGTAACTTGAAGAACACTCCCCATGCTTGTGCAGGCTATTACTTCACTAAGGTTTAATCAGAACAGTGGCTGATTTTagatatttggggtttttttccccagtgcaaAAGGATTACCTTGGCTGTGCGGGCAGTCTTCCAAGTGGTGGATAATCATCAGGGGTTTCTGGCTGGAAAAGAAGAGCCCTCGTTAGGACCGGGGGAGGCACGGGGGGCTCAGGGTGGGCACTGTGGGGCTCAGGATGGGCACTGTGGGGCTCAGGGCGGGTACCTGTGCTTGGCCCGGAAAAGCGCCTCCTCGTAGGTCTGCGTCCAGATGAGCTGGTCCCCCCAGCCTGcgggagggacaggggacacacaCACCCTCAGACAGCGCCCTACAGGCGGGGCCGGGGACCCCGGGTCTGAGtcctgctcctgcccacctCTGCCAGGAGGGGCTTGGAACAAACCCGCTGCCAGAGGGCTTTAAATCAGGAATGAAGGAGGGGAGGGTGCTAGGAAATACTAGAAAAGGTTTTGCAGAATGAGTTGcaagaaaatggaattttttaaaacagcatAGTAGCTGAAATATTCACAATattgcactttaaaaaaaaaaattcggtggggggggggggtgggttcagttatttgttttttaCCTCTGGAGAGTGTCTGAGGCAGTTTTGGCTTAACAGTAGTGTCCTTTGTATCCTTCTTGCCTGCATCCTTTGCCAGAGCACAGGAGATGACAATGA
This genomic interval from Aphelocoma coerulescens isolate FSJ_1873_10779 chromosome 2, UR_Acoe_1.0, whole genome shotgun sequence contains the following:
- the TSPAN13 gene encoding tetraspanin-13, translated to MACGGFACSKNCLCALNLLYTLVSLLLIGIAAWGIGFGLISSFRVVGVVIAVGVFLFFIALVGLIGAVKHHQVLLFFYMIILLLVFIVQFSVSCACLALNEEQQSELLEVGWSNTNSARTDIERNLNCCGFRVFYSNETCAADCVRTLHCRPCAPIMEEYSGMVLRFVGGIGLFFSFTEILGVWLTYRYRNQKDPRANPSAFI
- the AGR2 gene encoding anterior gradient protein 2 homolog translates to MEKSYVSMFLLLIVISCALAKDAGKKDTKDTTVKPKLPQTLSRGWGDQLIWTQTYEEALFRAKHSQKPLMIIHHLEDCPHSQALKKVFAEHKDIQKLAEKFILLNLVYETTDKNLAPDGQYVPRVLFIDPSLTVRADITGRYSNRLYAYEPSDISLLYSNMQKALKLLKTEL